The [Eubacterium] eligens ATCC 27750 genome segment TAATGCACAGTTAGAGGCTGCAAAGCAGGTTATGTCGATGCTTGTCATTGATAAGAAGATGATGAAATTAAAAGATGCCGGACTTCCTAAGATGGTCTTAGATCAGACACCTAAGGCTCTCAGAGGTCGTAAGATGCCAATCGTTAAGGCAAAGATTGGACCAAGAGTTATGTCACTTATGTGTGATCCTAAGGTATATGACCAGATTCCAATCAAGGCAGAAGTCAAGGCAGAAGTAAGTGGTATCTACATTGTAGGTATCAAGTCTGTAAGAGGCGGAAAGATTGTAGTTCCTGAAAAGAAAAAGAAGGGACTTTTTAAGAAGAATAAGTAAGAACGAGAGACTACATTAGCGGCTATGCTGGTGTGGTCTTTTTTCTGCCATGAAGGTAGGGCGTGGATGTGTATATATGCCGCTTTTGGACGCGTTTTCACTCGGACGAATGCGTAGCGGGTACTAAGCGCACTTCCTCACGCTGTGAGGTGCGTTTGCCAAGTACCGACGCATTCTTACGGTCCAAAACCGGCATATATACACATCCACGCCCATCTTTCCGGTAGAAAAACGCTTATTTACGGCATTGCCGGTAATGACGCTGTCTGTGTTCAGTGTAGTTTTGCAATGAAAATTGGGAATTACGGATGAAATGACTGATTTTATATGATTTAGTAGGCTTTTGCCAATAAGTAAGCAAAAAGACAGCGTGAAAAAAGGGCTGTACCGCAACGGCAAAAAATGTTGCGGCACAGCCAACCCCAGCAAGCAAGGTTTCCCAAAGGGAAACCAAAGCGAATTGTAAGTTTGTGTGAAGTGTAAGGTCATGAGGCGGAAGTATGTGACAGCTTCGGACCGTAAGAATGCGTCGGTACTAAGCGCACTTTCTCACAAAGTGAGAAAGTGCGCTTAGTACACGCTACGCATTCGTCCGAGCGGGAGCGCGTCCGAAGCTGGCATATACTTTCGCCTCATGACCGTCCCCTCTCACACAAACCTACACAAGCGCCTTATTTTCCTCGTACATCTTCTCAATAAGATCCTGCACATCTTTAGCAAGAGTCTTTTTCTGCTCGCGATCCATGCTGGCGACATCGATTGGTTTGCCGAATTCAAGGACAGTGTGAGTCTTTTTAAAGAATGGAAGGTGGTCTTCTAATGCAGCAGCTGTGTTGTTCTGTACCATAGGAATAATCTTGCAGCCTGATTTTTCAGCAAGCTTAAAGCTTCCTGCATGGAAAGGGAGAACACCATCAATGCTTTTATTTCTTGTTCCTTCAGGGAATATAACAATTGAAGTTCCAGCTTTCAAGTAATCAATGCCGGTAAGGATAGTCTTTAAACCTTCTTTCATATTTTTTCTGTCAAGGAAGAGACAGTAAAGATATCTCATCCATATATTAAGAAGAGGGACTTTTTCAATCTCTTTCTTGGCAACAAAGCCAGTTCTGGGCTTCATGTATGTGTAAGAAATAATTGTGTCAAAGAAACCATGATGATTGCCTACAAAAAGTACAGCTTCTTTGTCTTTAGGGAGATTTTCAAGTCCTTTTACGGTTGTTGTAACACCAGACAGAAAAAGAACAACCTTAAAAACACCCTGTACAAAGCGGAGACTTCCGCGATCCTTAGCATCCTGATTGAACTTGCCAATAAGCCAGAATATAGGAAGCATTATAAGGCTGGCAAAGAATATTATTATTGCAAATATAACGATTAATATGAGTCTTATCATTGTATGTTCTCCATTTCATTTTTTGATATTAAGTTAAGCCTGGTACCGCGAGATATCTCAGCTCTTTACATAGGCCTTTGCTCCACTGGAATAGTGAATTTCACCTTCATTAGTCACAAATATAGCTTCAATTCCATCAAGGCTTTCAATAAGCTTCATACCGTCTTCAAGCCCGAGGCAGAAGCAGGTTGTACTTAAGCAGTCTCCGGTGAGCGAATCCTTTGATAAAATAGTGACATCGGACAGGTCATTGTCATAAGAATAGCCTGTGGCCGGGTTAAGTATATGATGGTAAAATGTGCCGTCGTCAGCATAGAAATACCGCTCATAGTTGCCAGATGATACAACAGAGGAATCATCAACAGAAAGAGCAACCAGCACTTCATTATTGGCTGCAAATGGCTTCCTTACGCCAATTCCGAAGTTATCTGTGTTAGTTTTCTTACCAATACATAAAACATTGCCACCAAGATTGATTATAGCATGTTTTACACCATTTTCTTCAAGAAAATCTTTGATTTTGTCAGCAATATAGCCCTTAGCAACAGCTCCGAGGTCAAGGATGACATCATCGGGTTTACTTATGGAATAAGTACCATCACCGTTATCGGACACACTGACCCTGGTGTAATCGACATGTGTCAAAGCTTCGGCAATCCGTCCGCTGTCAGGAACTTTTGGCGATTCTGCAGTGAAGTCCCACAGACTTGAAACGCTTCCTATTGTTATGTCAAATGCTCCATTACTCAAAGCAGCATATTCAAGTCCGGCGCTGATTAATTCATACAGTTCCTTAGATATGTCAGTTGTCTGGTTAGAATTAACCCTTGATAATTCGCTGTCTTCTTTAGTTCTTGAAAAAATGTTTTCATAGTAGTCACACAGATTGAGAGCCTCATTAAGAGTTTTTTTCGGAATACCTGAGTAAGAGTCAATCTGCACAAATGTGTTTAACTTAAAGCCGTTCACAGACTCCGGGGTAGTCAGAGTAACCGCAGGCTTCTGACATGCTGTGAGCAGAAAACCAAGAATCAGAATGACAAGAATTACATACGAAAAATATGTGATTTTATTAAGTTTTTTCATAGAATAATTACCATTGTTAAACGGTATCCTCCCAAATGTTTTAGTACATTGAGATTATAACAGTTTAATGCTGTATAAAAAAGTGAAATTAGTGTGAAATTACTTTTATTTTTATCGTAAATGTGCTATAAATATAAGGCTTGCTGTTAAGCAGCTAATGTTTATGTATATAGAAACGAGGAAGTATATGAAAAAGAAATTATTCAGTGTGTTACTTGTTGGTGCACTTGCAGCATCTTTAGTAGCATGTGATTCAAAAAAGAAGGAAGTTGATAAGACACCTTCGACAGTCAACACAGAGATAAATGCAGATGAATATGCTGCAACAATTACAGATAATGCTGGTATATATAAGACATTTGTATCACTTTCAGATTGGAAAGGAATGTCAGTAGACCTGGCAGAATCTGATTATAAAGTAACTGATTCAGATGTTGAGGATTATATACAGAGCCTTCTGGAGGCAACTGCAACTACAGATGCCCAGACAACAGGTACTACAAAGTCAGGTGATACAATTAAGCTTGATTATAGCGGAAAGCTTGACGGAACAGCATTTTCAGGTGGAACAGCAACAGATGCTTCTTACACAATTGGTTCAGGTAAATTTATCGATGATCTTGATAAAGGACTTGTTGGACTTACAGTTGGTGTAGAGACAGATATTCCATGTACATTCCCTGAAAGCTACCAGAATTCAGACCTTGCCGGAAAGCAGGTCGTATTTACAGTAACTGTAAAGGAAATTGATGTAACAGTTGTTCCGGAGCTTAATGATGAATGGGTAACAGCTAATGCATCAAAATTAGGTGTTTCGGATGCTGAACTTACAAATGTTGAGGATTTAAGAGCATATGTTAAGAATTACCTTGAAACACAGGCAGCGTCTAACAGATCAAGTACAGTATTTGAGACTGCTTATTCACAGATGTCAGATGGTCTTGATGTTTCAGAATATCCAAGCGAAGAGCTTGCAGACCTTTTGAAAACACTTAATAATAATGTTGATTCAGAGTATCAGTCATACAGTTCATCATATTCATCAAAGGAAGATTATCTTAAGAGTGCATATAATTTTGATTCTCTGGATGCATTTAACGAATATGCAGACAATTATGCAAAGCAATATCTTTTACAGAAAATGATTATTACAATGATTGCTGCTGATAATAATATTACAGTTAGTGCGGATGATATTAATTCAACAGGTGAAGAACTTGCTTCTTATTATGGATATAATGATTATCAGGAAATTCTTGATACCTATGGAAAGACAATGAATGCAGAGATAGGATATCAGGTACTTTATCAGAAGGTTGTTGAGTTTGTATGTGATAATGTAACAATTAATGATACATCTTCAACAGAACAGTAATCGTGACTAATTAAATATTAATATGATTGACAGGACTAGGGTTGCACAGCTATTAATGGGTGTGCAGCCTTATTTATTCTTATTATTTCCGCATTAAAACGGGATTTACATATATCAGCAGGCATGTTATGCACTATTAAGAATATGAGAAATGTGGTAAAACCACTTAAGGGGAAAACAATGAATCAATTCGTACCAAAGCTTTTTGATGTTATGAAAGGCTATTCTAAGAAGCAGTTTGTTAATGATGTTATTGCAGGTATTATAGTTGCAATCATCGCGTTACCATTATCTATCGCACTTGCGTTGGCATCAGGAGTGGGTCCTGAGCAGGGTATCTACACAGCTATATTTGCTGGTTTTGTTATTTCATTCCTTGGCGGAAGCAGGGTTCAGATTGCAGGACCTACAGCTGCATTTGCAACTATTGTTGCAGGAATTGTGGCACAGAACGGAATGGATGGCCTTATTGTTGCAACAATTATGGCTGGTATCATTCTTATTATCATGGGATTTCTTAAATTTGGTAATCTTATCAGATTTATTCCTTATACAATTACAACTGGATTTACATTTGGTATAGCTGTTACTATTCTTGTAGGACAGATTAAGGATTTCTTAGGCCTTGATACTTCTGCGTATACAGGACCAACTATTGAGACGCTTGATAAGTTAAATGCAGTGTTTAAATGTATTAACACATTTAACTGGCAGGCGCTCGTTGTAGGTGGTGTTTCACTTGCAATTCTTATTATATGGCCTAGATTTAAGAAGTTAGAGAAGATTCCGGCATCTTTAATTGCTGTTATAGTTTCTGTAATTATGGTTAAACTTGGAATGCAGGCTAAGACTATTGGAGATTTATATACAATTTCAAGCAAGCTGCCGGGTATCAGCA includes the following:
- a CDS encoding lysophospholipid acyltransferase family protein is translated as MIRLILIVIFAIIIFFASLIMLPIFWLIGKFNQDAKDRGSLRFVQGVFKVVLFLSGVTTTVKGLENLPKDKEAVLFVGNHHGFFDTIISYTYMKPRTGFVAKKEIEKVPLLNIWMRYLYCLFLDRKNMKEGLKTILTGIDYLKAGTSIVIFPEGTRNKSIDGVLPFHAGSFKLAEKSGCKIIPMVQNNTAAALEDHLPFFKKTHTVLEFGKPIDVASMDREQKKTLAKDVQDLIEKMYEENKALV
- a CDS encoding FAD:protein FMN transferase, with the protein product MKKLNKITYFSYVILVILILGFLLTACQKPAVTLTTPESVNGFKLNTFVQIDSYSGIPKKTLNEALNLCDYYENIFSRTKEDSELSRVNSNQTTDISKELYELISAGLEYAALSNGAFDITIGSVSSLWDFTAESPKVPDSGRIAEALTHVDYTRVSVSDNGDGTYSISKPDDVILDLGAVAKGYIADKIKDFLEENGVKHAIINLGGNVLCIGKKTNTDNFGIGVRKPFAANNEVLVALSVDDSSVVSSGNYERYFYADDGTFYHHILNPATGYSYDNDLSDVTILSKDSLTGDCLSTTCFCLGLEDGMKLIESLDGIEAIFVTNEGEIHYSSGAKAYVKS
- the tig gene encoding trigger factor, producing MKKKLFSVLLVGALAASLVACDSKKKEVDKTPSTVNTEINADEYAATITDNAGIYKTFVSLSDWKGMSVDLAESDYKVTDSDVEDYIQSLLEATATTDAQTTGTTKSGDTIKLDYSGKLDGTAFSGGTATDASYTIGSGKFIDDLDKGLVGLTVGVETDIPCTFPESYQNSDLAGKQVVFTVTVKEIDVTVVPELNDEWVTANASKLGVSDAELTNVEDLRAYVKNYLETQAASNRSSTVFETAYSQMSDGLDVSEYPSEELADLLKTLNNNVDSEYQSYSSSYSSKEDYLKSAYNFDSLDAFNEYADNYAKQYLLQKMIITMIAADNNITVSADDINSTGEELASYYGYNDYQEILDTYGKTMNAEIGYQVLYQKVVEFVCDNVTINDTSSTEQ